A stretch of Exiguobacterium sp. BMC-KP DNA encodes these proteins:
- a CDS encoding 3-hydroxybutyrate dehydrogenase: MVQGDIVLVTGAGSGIGLEISKAFAAAGAKVVVTDVRAEAAEEAAASIRSAGHEAVGMTLNVTDEAQVEAVLKQTVEQFGRLDVLINNAGLQHVSPIEEFPTEKFELMIKIMLTAPFMAIKHAFPIMKEQGYGRILNMASINGLIGFAGKAAYNSAKHGLLGLTKVAALEGAEHGITVNAICPGYVDTPLVRNQMEDLAKTRHVELEKVLEEVIYPLVPQKRLLAVEEIADYALFLASHKAKGITGQANVLDGGYTIQ; encoded by the coding sequence ATGGTACAAGGAGATATCGTACTCGTTACAGGTGCAGGGAGTGGGATTGGTCTTGAAATCTCAAAGGCGTTCGCAGCAGCAGGAGCGAAAGTCGTCGTCACGGATGTCCGTGCGGAAGCAGCAGAGGAAGCTGCAGCATCGATTCGTTCGGCCGGTCATGAAGCAGTCGGGATGACGTTAAACGTCACCGATGAAGCACAAGTCGAAGCGGTCTTGAAGCAAACGGTCGAACAGTTCGGTCGACTCGACGTCTTGATCAACAACGCCGGTCTTCAACATGTCTCACCGATCGAAGAGTTTCCGACGGAGAAGTTCGAATTGATGATTAAGATCATGTTGACGGCACCGTTCATGGCCATCAAACATGCCTTTCCGATCATGAAGGAACAAGGCTACGGTCGCATCCTTAACATGGCATCGATCAACGGCTTGATCGGCTTTGCCGGTAAAGCAGCATATAATTCAGCGAAACATGGGTTGCTCGGTCTAACGAAGGTCGCAGCCCTTGAAGGTGCGGAGCACGGGATCACCGTCAACGCGATTTGTCCGGGTTACGTTGATACACCACTCGTTCGTAATCAAATGGAAGACTTAGCGAAAACACGACACGTCGAGCTTGAGAAGGTACTTGAAGAAGTCATCTATCCGCTCGTCCCGCAAAAACGTCTGCTCGCCGTCGAGGAAATCGCAGATTATGCGTTGTTCCTTGCGAGCCACAAAGCAAAAGGCATCACCGGACAAGCGAACGTACTTGATGGTGGATACACGATTCAATAA
- a CDS encoding acetyl-CoA C-acetyltransferase — MSEAVVIVSATRTAIGNFNGSLKDVKATELGATVIRAALEKAGVAGSQVDEVFFGNVLSAGLGQNPARQAALAAGLPETCPAMTVNKVCGSGLSAVHLAYQAIKSGEADVIVAGGMENMSQAPYVLAGARSGLKMGDQPLVDTIIQDGLECAFNDYHMGITAENLADAYELSREAQDQFAATSQQKAQTALAEGRFISEITPVLIPQRKGDPIRFDQDEFPRAGTSVETLSRLRPAFKKDGTVTAGNASGINDGAAALVIMSEEKAKELGVTPLVEIVANGTSGVDPSIMGIGPVQAVQKALGKAKLSLDDIDVIEANEAFAAQSLAVDAELQFPHEKLNRNGGAIALGHPIGASGARILVTLIHELERTGETHGLATLCVGGGQGVATIVKSVRG; from the coding sequence ATGAGTGAAGCAGTCGTCATCGTCAGTGCGACGCGCACGGCGATCGGGAATTTCAATGGAAGTTTGAAGGATGTCAAAGCAACGGAACTTGGAGCGACCGTCATCCGCGCAGCACTCGAGAAAGCTGGTGTCGCAGGAAGTCAAGTCGATGAAGTCTTTTTCGGCAACGTTCTCTCAGCAGGACTTGGTCAAAATCCAGCACGTCAGGCGGCACTGGCTGCTGGGTTACCAGAGACGTGTCCCGCGATGACCGTCAACAAGGTCTGTGGATCCGGGCTCTCTGCCGTCCATCTCGCGTATCAGGCAATCAAGTCAGGCGAAGCCGACGTCATCGTTGCCGGTGGCATGGAGAACATGAGCCAAGCACCGTATGTCCTCGCGGGCGCACGGTCTGGACTGAAGATGGGTGACCAACCACTCGTCGATACGATCATCCAAGATGGACTCGAGTGTGCCTTTAACGACTATCACATGGGCATCACAGCAGAGAATTTAGCCGATGCGTATGAACTCTCCCGCGAAGCGCAGGATCAGTTTGCCGCGACGAGTCAGCAAAAAGCACAGACAGCATTAGCAGAAGGACGGTTCATCTCGGAAATCACACCGGTTCTGATTCCACAACGAAAAGGCGATCCGATTCGTTTTGATCAGGATGAGTTCCCGCGCGCCGGAACGTCTGTTGAAACACTCAGTCGTTTGCGCCCGGCATTCAAGAAGGACGGAACGGTCACGGCAGGTAATGCATCTGGTATCAATGACGGTGCTGCCGCGCTCGTCATCATGTCAGAGGAGAAGGCAAAAGAACTTGGCGTGACACCACTCGTTGAGATCGTCGCGAACGGAACGTCTGGTGTTGATCCGAGCATCATGGGGATCGGTCCAGTTCAAGCGGTTCAGAAGGCACTCGGTAAAGCGAAACTCTCGCTTGACGATATCGATGTCATTGAAGCGAATGAAGCGTTCGCAGCGCAATCCCTTGCGGTCGATGCGGAGCTTCAGTTCCCGCATGAGAAACTCAACCGGAACGGCGGAGCAATTGCTCTCGGTCATCCAATCGGCGCGAGTGGGGCGCGGATTCTCGTGACATTGATTCATGAACTTGAGCGGACAGGTGAGACGCATGGTCTTGCGACGTTATGTGTCGGTGGCGGTCAAGGGGTGGCGACGATCGTAAAGTCTGTAAGAGGATAA
- the brnQ gene encoding branched-chain amino acid transport system II carrier protein translates to MSKTVPTSFIIVIGMMLFALFFGAGNLIFPPMLGQLAGEHVWVANAGFLVTGVGLPLLAILAFAYSGERDLQAMASRVHPIFGIGFSVILYLAIGPFFAIPRAGTVSYEIGIKPFFSESTSHWPLLIFTVLFYTVACLLSLNPTKIVDVVGKVLTPIKITFIGLLIIVAVLHPIGSFQNPLKTYQSNAFFNGFQEGYMTLDALGAFVFGIIIIAAIKEKGVTSKRQLLLICTKASLIAAALLAITYTALAFMGASSVSEIGQLANGAEILSAVSDHYFGEYGAILLGLMITVACMTTSVGLITACASFFSALVPKISYVKWTIGLSVFSALVANIGLNQLLAVSKPVLMTLYPLAICLIFLTFLHPLFKGKPAVYQGALWMTFVVSLFDGLQTAGLNVSVVTKVFNAVLPFASVSLGWVVPAIIGGVIGAIVGNKTAETQSSSRVA, encoded by the coding sequence ATGTCTAAAACAGTTCCAACATCATTCATCATCGTCATCGGCATGATGCTCTTCGCCTTATTCTTCGGGGCAGGAAATCTCATCTTTCCGCCGATGCTCGGGCAGCTCGCAGGGGAGCATGTCTGGGTCGCCAATGCCGGCTTCCTCGTTACCGGTGTCGGTCTACCATTGCTAGCGATTCTTGCCTTCGCGTACTCAGGGGAACGCGATCTACAAGCGATGGCGTCACGAGTCCATCCTATTTTCGGAATCGGCTTCTCAGTCATCTTGTATCTGGCAATTGGACCATTCTTTGCGATTCCACGTGCCGGAACGGTCTCATACGAGATCGGAATCAAGCCATTCTTCAGCGAGTCGACGAGCCACTGGCCATTACTCATCTTCACGGTCTTGTTCTACACGGTTGCTTGTCTTTTATCGTTGAACCCGACAAAGATTGTCGATGTCGTTGGTAAAGTTCTGACACCGATCAAGATTACGTTCATTGGACTCTTGATTATCGTTGCTGTTCTTCATCCAATCGGAAGTTTTCAGAATCCTTTGAAGACATATCAGTCGAATGCCTTCTTTAATGGTTTCCAAGAAGGATACATGACACTTGATGCGCTAGGTGCCTTCGTCTTCGGCATCATCATCATCGCAGCAATCAAGGAAAAAGGTGTCACATCGAAACGACAATTGTTGCTGATTTGTACGAAAGCTTCTTTGATCGCAGCCGCTTTACTTGCGATTACCTATACAGCGCTTGCGTTCATGGGTGCGTCGAGTGTCTCGGAGATTGGTCAACTCGCAAACGGAGCCGAGATTTTGTCTGCCGTGTCGGATCATTACTTCGGTGAGTATGGCGCAATCTTACTCGGTCTGATGATTACAGTCGCCTGTATGACGACAAGTGTCGGTTTGATTACGGCATGTGCGTCGTTCTTCTCGGCACTCGTGCCAAAAATCTCATACGTCAAATGGACGATTGGTCTATCAGTCTTCAGCGCACTCGTCGCGAACATCGGTCTGAACCAATTGCTCGCCGTTTCTAAACCAGTCTTGATGACGCTTTATCCACTGGCGATTTGTCTGATTTTCTTGACGTTCTTGCATCCACTCTTCAAAGGAAAACCAGCCGTTTACCAAGGGGCGCTATGGATGACATTCGTCGTCAGCTTGTTTGATGGATTACAGACAGCAGGGCTCAATGTCTCGGTCGTCACAAAAGTGTTCAATGCGGTGTTACCTTTTGCTTCCGTCAGTCTCGGATGGGTTGTTCCAGCTATCATCGGCGGGGTGATCGGGGCAATCGTTGGGAATAAAACAGCGGAGACACAATCGTCGTCGCGAGTTGCTTAA
- a CDS encoding AraC family transcriptional regulator codes for MLLDQLNQLMRYIDEHLTEELSPQDITRLTGLSDYHFRRMFSYMSGVTLTEYIKQRRLSEANRDLIQGASVTTVAFQYGFRSVEGFSRAFRNWSGYLPSFAIKHQIQKTFPPFTFYLEIKGGTSMEFKIEEKSSFFITGVSKRVSIQFEGVNESILELAQSITAEQRQQMKAVADLYPHHVLNVSFDHEEQFQEETGSLTHMLGYATTQKLTDSSIGLEQLYIAASTWVIFPNRGSFPATLQETMARSYSEWLPSSGYELINLPAISFTIHGDDPEQVYSEVWVAVSKKSSEQ; via the coding sequence ATGTTGCTCGATCAATTAAATCAATTAATGCGTTATATCGATGAACATTTGACGGAAGAACTATCACCTCAAGACATTACTCGACTGACAGGACTATCCGATTATCATTTTCGAAGAATGTTTTCTTATATGTCCGGAGTAACATTAACGGAGTATATTAAACAACGGCGTTTATCAGAAGCGAATCGCGACTTGATTCAAGGTGCTTCTGTCACTACGGTCGCCTTCCAGTATGGCTTCCGTTCTGTAGAAGGTTTTTCGAGAGCTTTTCGTAACTGGTCAGGTTATTTACCGTCATTTGCCATAAAACATCAGATTCAAAAAACCTTTCCTCCTTTCACATTTTATTTAGAAATTAAAGGAGGAACTTCAATGGAGTTTAAAATCGAAGAAAAAAGTTCATTTTTTATAACAGGTGTCTCTAAACGTGTCTCAATTCAATTTGAAGGGGTTAATGAATCCATCCTTGAGCTTGCCCAATCCATCACTGCGGAGCAAAGACAACAAATGAAGGCAGTGGCTGATCTTTACCCTCATCATGTATTGAATGTATCATTTGACCATGAGGAGCAATTCCAGGAAGAAACCGGTTCACTTACTCATATGTTAGGATATGCTACAACACAAAAATTAACTGATTCCAGTATAGGACTTGAACAGTTGTACATCGCTGCATCGACATGGGTCATTTTCCCGAATCGTGGATCTTTCCCAGCAACTTTACAAGAGACGATGGCTCGCTCATATTCTGAATGGTTACCTTCCTCTGGTTATGAATTGATTAACTTGCCTGCCATCTCCTTTACGATTCACGGTGACGACCCTGAACAGGTGTACAGTGAAGTATGGGTAGCAGTTTCAAAGAAAAGTAGTGAACAATAA
- a CDS encoding CoA transferase subunit A — protein MKQGKVYASFAEATADIFDGATLVVGGFGLCGIPEKSITALQEKGVKDLTVVSNNCGVDDFGLGLLLQTRQIKKMISSYVGENKTFEQQYLSGEIEVDLVPQGTLAERIRAGGAGIPGFYTPTGVGTPVAEGKEQKEFDGKTYLLEEGIVGDFAIVKAWKADRLGNLVFRKTSRNFNPIVATAGKVTIVEVEELVEVGELDPNEIHTPAVYVQRIVVGTDYEKRIERRTVREA, from the coding sequence ATGAAACAGGGGAAAGTATATGCATCATTCGCGGAAGCGACAGCAGACATCTTTGACGGGGCGACGCTAGTCGTAGGGGGCTTCGGACTCTGCGGAATCCCGGAAAAATCAATCACGGCGCTACAAGAGAAGGGCGTCAAGGATTTGACGGTCGTCAGTAACAACTGTGGCGTCGATGATTTTGGACTCGGTCTACTCTTGCAGACGCGACAAATTAAGAAGATGATCTCGTCGTACGTCGGAGAAAACAAGACGTTCGAACAACAGTACCTCAGTGGCGAGATTGAAGTCGATCTCGTTCCCCAAGGTACGCTTGCGGAACGAATCCGGGCCGGTGGTGCTGGCATTCCTGGTTTTTATACACCGACTGGCGTCGGGACACCGGTTGCCGAAGGAAAAGAACAAAAGGAGTTCGACGGAAAAACGTATCTGCTCGAAGAAGGGATCGTCGGTGATTTTGCGATCGTCAAAGCCTGGAAAGCAGATCGTCTCGGGAATCTCGTCTTCCGAAAGACGTCACGCAACTTTAATCCGATTGTCGCAACAGCGGGAAAGGTAACGATCGTCGAAGTCGAAGAACTCGTCGAAGTTGGCGAACTGGATCCGAACGAGATCCATACACCTGCTGTTTACGTCCAGCGTATCGTCGTCGGGACGGATTATGAAAAACGCATCGAACGCCGGACTGTCCGGGAAGCTTGA
- a CDS encoding 3-oxoacid CoA-transferase subunit B produces the protein MKTTRDIIIERALQEIEDGMYVNLGIGIPTLIANAIPDDMHVMLQSENGLLGIGPYPLDHEVDADEINAGKETVTAQSGASYFDSAESFAMIRGGHIDLAILGGMEVDQNGDLANWMIPGKMVKGMGGAMDLVNGAKRVVIIMEHVNKHGESKVKQACTLPLTGRTVVNRLITDRAVFDFTPDGMVLIETLNGQTVEDVKQVTEARFTVSPELERVTVGE, from the coding sequence ATGAAAACGACACGAGATATCATCATTGAACGCGCACTTCAGGAAATTGAAGACGGGATGTACGTTAACCTCGGAATCGGGATTCCGACATTGATCGCCAATGCGATTCCGGACGACATGCATGTCATGTTGCAATCTGAAAATGGCTTGCTTGGGATCGGACCGTATCCACTCGATCATGAAGTCGATGCCGACGAGATCAATGCCGGCAAAGAGACGGTAACGGCACAATCAGGAGCTTCTTACTTCGATAGTGCTGAGTCGTTCGCAATGATTCGCGGCGGGCATATCGATCTCGCGATTCTCGGCGGGATGGAAGTCGATCAGAACGGTGATCTCGCGAACTGGATGATTCCAGGGAAGATGGTCAAAGGAATGGGTGGGGCGATGGACCTCGTCAACGGAGCAAAACGCGTCGTCATCATCATGGAACATGTCAACAAACACGGTGAATCAAAAGTCAAACAGGCGTGTACCTTGCCGTTGACAGGACGCACCGTCGTCAACCGTCTCATCACGGACCGGGCCGTCTTTGATTTCACACCGGACGGGATGGTCTTGATCGAGACGCTGAATGGTCAAACGGTCGAGGACGTCAAACAAGTCACGGAAGCACGGTTCACGGTCAGTCCGGAACTCGAGCGTGTGACGGTAGGGGAGTGA